Proteins encoded together in one Rhipicephalus sanguineus isolate Rsan-2018 chromosome 9, BIME_Rsan_1.4, whole genome shotgun sequence window:
- the LOC119405168 gene encoding uncharacterized protein LOC119405168 yields the protein MSTLSSGGAGCAGGAAKASSSAGDLLLGLGPTHFKGISRRVQSSTAVAVKTQDAGHARASGDFCCPAASGGVFLPEGRALSAASSEETWSTTGKKGGHHFASSQRSIDGFFKRLVRKK from the exons ATGTCCACGCTGTCCAGTGGGGGCGCTGGCTGCGCCGGTGGCGCCGCGAAGGCGTCCTCGTCCGCGGGAGACCTGCTACTGGGCCTGGGTCCGACGCACTTTAAGGGCATCTCACGCAGGGTCCAGTCCAGCACGGCCGTGGCGGTCAAGACGCAGGACGCCGGACACGCCAG GGCTTCTGGAGACTTCTGCTGCCCCGCGGCTTCCGGCGGCGTGTTCCTACCTGAAGGTCGCGCCCTGAGCGCCGCTTCGTCCGAGGAGACCTGGTCGACGACGGGAAAGAAAGGCGGCCACCATTTCGCTTCCAGTCAGAGGTCCATCGACGGTTTCTTCAAGCGCCTCGTCCGGAAAAAGTGA
- the LOC119405533 gene encoding uncharacterized protein LOC119405533, whose protein sequence is MRFEVQKGSPQSGSNESAYLLTLARRNKNKKTTYRGQRRAVAAAAILKTSFPSQDSKRECGTSTVAHMAAKNSGSHADTERARNIGGGTNSDHGRHQQGRPIGRQQLRSPSVPPSPAAMGRATDSQESLRSCHKVLTSVVHVLAGVGSEHGFRHLFDSCAHCDWIWKGDACDIFYRELAESQTESITYELASRPDPGLFARFFADKGYQKGRAVQDSDKTAAASSSSPTRGTWASDADWRAQISNLATHEKRTRKSAKMLLAQQALNRLRHWTSGHHHHHHAMTTDNGGSPLRQDLMDDAKSTEEAKTLLRRPREEDCSEVRKRTVPLRS, encoded by the exons ATGCGCTTTGAAGTGCAGAAGGGATCTCCGCAATCGGGCTCGAACGAGTCCGCGTACCTGCTGACCCTGGCTAG GaggaacaagaacaagaagaccACGTACCGTGGTCAGCGGagagcggtggcggcggcggccatcTTGAAGACCTCGTTTCCCTCCCAGGACTCGAAGCGCGAATGCGGAACCAGCACTGTAGCTCACATGGCTGCCAAG AATTCCGGGTCACATGCGGACACTGAGCGCGCGAGGAACATCGGCGGTGGGACCAACAGCGACCATGGACGTCACCAGCAGGGGCGACCAATCGGCAGGCAGCAACTCCGGTCGCCGTCGGTTCCCCCTTCTCCAGCGGCGATGGGACGCGCTACCGACAGCCAGGAGTCGCTGCGATCG TGCCACAAAGTGTTAACGTCTGTCGTCCACGTGCTCGCAGGAGTCGGCAGCGAACACGGTTTCCGGCACTTGTTCGACAGCTGCGCCCACTGCGACTGGATCTGGAAGGGCGACGCCTGCGACATCTTCTACAGGGAGCTGG cCGAGTCCCAGACGGAGAGCATCACGTACGAGTTGGCCTCGCGTCCGGACCCGGGCCTGTTCGCGCGGTTCTTCGCCGACAAGGGCTACCAGAAGGGACGAGCCGTGCAAGACTCTGACAAGACCGCGGCTGCCTCGTCGTCGTCTCCGACGAGAGGGACGTGGGCGTCGGACGCTGACTGGAGGGCCCAGATCTCGAACCTCGCAACGCACGAGAAGAG GACCCGCAAGTCAGCCAAGATGCTGCTGGCGCAGCAGGCGCTCAACCGGCTGCGTCACTGGACGTCAgggcaccaccaccaccaccacgcgatGACCACCGACAACGGAGGCTCTCCACTTAGGCAAGACCTCATGGACGACGCCAAGTCGACAGAGGAGGCCAAGACACTCCTACGAAGGCCCCGCGAGGAGGACTGCTCCGAGGTGCGAAAGCGCACGGTGCCGCTACGTAGTTAA